The region GGAGAACCTAATTTTTAGTTCTTGAAACTCCCCTGCCCTCAGCCAGGCCAACTCGCATCAAACACACCTAAGTAGGATGTTGTGACTGGGGGAGAAATGGTTGCCATAATCTGCTTGTGATTTGACCACAGAGTACTGGTAAGTGTGCTTGGATGAACATGGACGAAATATTGTCGTGACTTTTCTCAGTACATCTGGGAAATACAGTTTTCAGGGAAGGGCTGTGGAACAATTGGCTTATTGTCAGCTACACCTGCAATTTGCTAAGTGCGTTTATTCTTCAGATATTGAAACAGCGTGTTTTCTACAATGAAGATCTTTGTAGTAGTGAAATTTTATATACTCgtacaaaactttttttatgCCTCAGTTGTTATGACCATAGTGAAAAATTGCTAAAAATGTGCATTGGTATCTTTGAAAATACGATGGCCTTCTGAATGTAATTATCCTGTCCTTTCTGGTAATATCTCTTCTATATAGACACAGAAAGCTGTGTCACAGCTCAGTGGaagcttacttttttttttttggaaagggaaagaggTGAATTGGAAATGTGAACCTGTAATTTGAACCCAAGAAGAGAAGGAACTTACTTGGATTTGTATTCTGTCcatgatgcttttcttttctccctttccttttctgtttggtttatgTCACACAGACTAAGTAATGGTTTCAAAACTTTAATTAGATTAAGGTAAATTTCCGCTGAGCTTGTGGCAATGTTTCTCAGAAATCCCCTTTGTAAGTTTAGTACCTTTTTTGGTAAGCTTTCTAATGTATTTTTGTAcattctctttctgtttcatcATATGATAACGAGATGGAAGTGTAGAGGAGTGATGCAAGTACATTTAAGTGTTGTTGGAAAAACTAGAACAGTAGATCCTCCGTCTTGGTCAAGCGACCATAAGGTGGCTGATGGTTGTGGAAGAAtgtttctgcttcctctgtggTCAAAGTACTTCACAACTGTCACTTAAAAGCTATTTGCTATTTTGGGTAGTACTTCTACCATTGGTCACAGCTGGTAACTAGATCCTGAATGATGGATTTGTGCTGTGATAGAGTTTTTTAATTCCATTGTTGCTCTGAGGAACATTACTGGGCATTGCTTTGTCACTACAGTTTAAATTATGTTCTACTTACTTAGACATAAGAAGCTCTGTTGCCTGTATTTGAGAAATCATCCACACTCCCTGCcagttttattgtccaaacTGAATCCCTTCatattttttgtaatgtttCCTGCAAAAAATATCTTGCTTGGAAGAGCACCCAGAGTTTGAGGAAAGTAAGCGTCTACACCCTGATGTAGAATCAGTTATTTGGTTTTCACATTTTATAACTCCTGCcaatgtttgtttattttcagaaaattattttcttagcaCTATATGTTTTCTATCCTATTATTTATCTTTCAAAATTCAATAGAAATCAGTAGACTGATATGTGGAATCACTGATGactaattttttcatttatgcttGGGTTCAAAGTGACCACATCTTGTGTTCAGTACTGTGCAATCTGAAAAACCAAGATCAGTCATCCTGTTTTTATAATTAGATCAGCATCATCAGTTGCCTTGTAAAATTTTCCAGATGTTTGGACATTCTTGTATGGCCGCAGCCATCACTGTCCTTTCTTTACTGTTTCCCTCTACAGCTGTTTGTAACTTCACTCACTTCTGTAGAAGTGAACTTTCTGCATTTAATACTCAGAGTCATCTTGACCTGTTTACCTCTTTGTAGAGCTCTTCTGAATCCTGTTGTTCAGAACTTCTTGCTTTTTGGGGCTTAATCATGGCTTCTAGTTTAACAGATTGAAATGAGCCTGCTGAATTTGAGAATCTACTGTTACGCCTGTAAATTCATGATAGACAGGGAAGTGGAAATCTGTGTGATGTTTGTGTAGGAATAATTTAGCGCTTCAGATATGTGTTCAACAGGAGAGAATCTGTGCAAATATAAATCAAATGTAAGGTAAGCAAAAGCTGTGAACATAAGCTGTTTAAGCACTAGGGATCGACCCAGAAGTCAGATCCTCATGGACATAACAGGGGAAAAAGCCCTAGGCTTGCTTTTTatcccttcaaaaaaaaaaaagcttttatcaCAAACCTGAATTATAGATGGCTTATAGAATGCTTGGGGATCTTTCAGGTTCAATGGCATGATAAATAagtaatcttattttcttcaccTATATTAATTTTGATATGGGTTGTCATGAAAACTAGTAGATGCTACTAAGTGAGGCCATTACTCACAGAGGTAATCAGTGGGGTCAAATCACCATATCACGCATTAGAAGACAGGGCAGAGTTTGGCTGGGAGGGTGTTGGTGGAGAGATTACAGAGTACTGTTGGAGAGAAAGGAGTATGCTGAGAAGGTGAGGGGagatgctgcttttgcttttgggggtgtgtgggtgggGGGTTTTATTATTGCTAGACAGCAGGTGAGAAAATGTGCCTATTGGGGTATACtagagggagagaaagcaagtgCATGCATACATGCTCTTTTACACTTTGTTCGTCTCCCCTTAGCAATCAAATATTTCTAGAGGCTGTAGTAtttctctttttgccttttcagtccACTCTTTGTGACGTGGAAGACGGGGCGAGACAAGCGGCTTCGTGGCTGCATTGGGACCTTTTCAGCCATGAATCTTCACTCAGGACTCAGGGAATACACATTAACCAGGTACTtatgttgaaaaataaataaatctgaaattattttgctgaagaCCTGTAAGGATTCAAGGTTAATATGTTGGATTGACGTAGTTCAATTTAATATGcttcacaagaaaataaacctgaGAATTGTATGATAGTTAAGGTGAGGTAATATATCAGGATTTAGTGGAATGGCTTTGCAACAGGTGAATTTTGGTTGACGTTTTAAGGCTAACATCAGATCTGTCCTGCATACTAACAGTTTTGACATCTTATGTAGCACATAAGTTCTCTCCAACTGCAGTAAGTGGAGGACCGCATCAGGAAGCCTGTACGCATGTTTGCAGTTCATTAGATTAGGAAGAGATGCAAATCACTTCCTCTGCAGTAGCAAAGAGAAACATGTTTCACAGAGGCATAATCAAAAAGGGAATAATTGAGCATCTGACACTTTAATTTGGTGCTTGTATTAGGCAATatatcttctctttcctttagtGCACTTAAGGACAGTCGATTTCCCCCCCTGACCCGCGAGGAGCTGCCCAAACTCTTCTGCTCTGTCTCCCTCCTCACTAACTTTGAGGATGCCAGTGACTACCTGGACTGGGAGGTGAGAACAGGTGCATTTGGAACTCTGCATCACTCTCTCGTTCCATTCGGGTTCGGGTTAGTACATGGTGATGTGTCTCCTTCATTACAGGGGTATACAGGCATTGAAACTGGGAACAGAAGAAATGGGGCTGAAAAACTagacaggaggaagaggatggaCTAGTAGTATGCTTTTGGTTGGGAGGGGATCTGCATGGGAATACGAGAGACATGAAAGTGTTTTATGGATTTGGCCCAATAGGAGATGGGTGTAAATGCATATGTAAAAATCTGGGTAGCATTTTGATGCTGTGAATAGAAACTGGGAACAAAAAGTAGTTAAGACCAAAGGTATTAATCACTTTTATCACGTTGTACGTGGAAATGTATTTAGTTCAAGAAAGGTTAAATAGACTTTGTGGTTGGGCTGTTTTGGGCATAACTCTTGTGTAGACATCTTGTCTTTCTTGCCTAACATAAGAGATGAAAAACTGTCAGACTGCTGACAAGACTTAATTCAGGAGAAGTGGCAGGGAGACTGGTTAGGCTTGTCTTGGAAAGGTGGCAGAGGTCCTTTATGTTGCTGAGAGAGCTACTTGTGAGACCTGCCTGGCAAGGACAGAGAGTGAGGAAGAGAATATCCTTATCCAGGCAAAAGCCAAACTGGTCATAGAGAGAGAGATACACAGTGCTGTAGGAATGACAACTCCAACAGGACTCAGTGCTAGCAAACACCTCTTATTTGGCTGTTCATTTCCATCTATAGGTTGGGATCCATGGGATCAGAATAGAGTTCATCAATGAGAAAGGTGTCAAACGCACAGCCACGTATTTACCTGAGGTTGCTAAGGAACAAGGTGGGTTTGAGATGGCAGCCAAACATGTCAACACATTGTGTCACAGAATTGGGTAACAAAAATCTATGGATTTTGGGTTTGGATTGCAATGCTATCCTCATAGTAGTGCCATGGAGCCACCGGGCTTAATCTGGATAACTGACACCTgatacagctgctgctgggttttCATCTGGCCTTTCTCTCATCCCACATCTGTGCACAGCTGTATCTTAGTGTAAAAATGTTTTAGGGCTTAAGAAATAGAGGATCTCAAAGTACGGATCTTCCAGCTTCATTCAGCATTGCATCTTTCCTCTTCTATGTTTCTCCCACCAACTAGGATAACTGCAGGCTGCACAGCACCAACAGGAGAGTCCCTTTCCTCCTCATTCTTGCTAAAGTAGCATCCTCCAGATGAGGGCAGGAAACAGGGCCCCTCTGGAGCACACTTCCCACTCAAATATAGTAGCGGTCACCATGGTAACTGCTCAAAATATTgcctcctttcctccacctAGCAGAGTGGAGTGGTCGCATCCTCCTGGCTCTGGGGCAAAAGACTAAGGTAGGAATTTTAACTCTGATCTCTCACATAGCAGTGCACTGTGCTATCACTAGAGCATCAGGTTGATCCCAATTTGTCTTTGTAAACAGCTAAGTATTATTTTAAGGCTTAGAGAGCTAAACTTGAGTGGCACGTGATAAAACAGTTTGGGGTCCCTGCAACAGAAGCAAGGCACAGACCTTTGTAAGAAGAGAGGTCATATGGAAAATGGAATTACTGTTTTTTAGATCATTGCAGTTCCAATATGAGTTAAAAGGGGTTGGCATGTGCAGATAGTGTGCATGCATAAGAAAACGTATGTCCAGTTCGAGACTGGTATTTCTAAAGCTCAGAGTTTCTTGTGTAGTTGTTTGCTTTTGAGGCCTTTTAATGCATCTCTTATCTTTTTGAAACATCATGTTTATATTGAAAAAATTCTCTTGCTTCTATTTTTCAATAGACTGGGATCAGATCCAGACCATAGACTCCTTACTCAGGAAAGGTGGCTTTAAGGCTCCAATTACCAATGATTTTAGGAAAACAATTAAACTCACCAGGTAAGTCAATATATTTGTCATCTTCCAATTTTACTTCATAGTGTTTTGTGGATAATCTAAAGTATTTGGGCTTGATGCAAACCTTCATGCCTCTTTCAGGTGAGAGATGTagtctgaaagacaaaaatcacaaaTGCCACATGTTAGGCATATAATATATATGGAATGAAGTGCAATGTGTTTGGTCTGTGCAGGATCGAAATTAGCATTTTCTACGAGAACTGCCACTGGTTTTAATATTATAGTCCACATGAAAGATCAAAAGAAGCAGAACCTTTGAAAGTTAAAAAGGTTgaatttttctgtatctttacAATGGACTTCCTTTTCTCAGTGTGCTCATCTACGGATGGTGTAGCTATTTGGAGATGAGAGCTCCAAGAGAGCTGTcttaaaaccaaaccacactCAAATTTGGCTGGTTTTCAgaatttgcttgcttttctatACCTCCAGCTGTCCTATTGGTTTCAACTCCCTTTATGTTAATAAAAATTGGGACATTCTGGTTTTGTATAGAAAAACTAATTTATCAGGTCTTTCCTCTGGAGAAATGAGGTGGGGATGCAGGGTCGggttggttgtttgtttgggttttttttttgtaacaggaGAGGACAGGATGAAGGTTTTCATGAAAATCAGGTGTAACGTGGACTTAGAGCAATTCACAACCACTTTGAAGTTATCTGTTGTGTAGCATGCTTTAGAAGCACCTGGAAAACTCTGGTCCCTCAGAAAGGACTTCATAATTTGTGAATTCTGATTGTATAACATGGACTAAGACACATATATGTGAATAAACCTCTCTTTACCCGACTCTCCGTCATATTCTTTCACTAGCCGTTCAAATGTGAAGATAACCACAGaagtaaataatgaaatactGGTTATGTAGTCTTTGAAACTGAGTCTTCTTCCAGCAAACTTTtcatgcctttctttttttttccacagcaagtGGATAAAAAGAGTACAAATTGATCATTTGTTTCCTGTGTGCTACTTCAGGAGTCCCCTTAATTACGACTGCCTTGAACAGGGCTCAACTTTTGGCACAGTGAAGCTAATTCAAGCTTAGATGGGTTATTCAGACTACTGCATGAGGCAAtatcaaagtaatttttgaagTTACTGGGTTCCTCTTGATCGTTATTGGCTGTTAGCTAAAAGGTGATCTGGGATGAATGTTTTTGTCTAGTCCCTTCATATTGCATAGTCtgtttatgttattttttcttgcGCTGTTCCCATAGGTACCGCAGTGAGAAGGTGACAATCA is a window of Phalacrocorax aristotelis chromosome 7, bGulAri2.1, whole genome shotgun sequence DNA encoding:
- the AMMECR1L gene encoding AMMECR1-like protein isoform X2, with product MGKRRCVPPLEPKLAAGCCGVKKPKLSGSGTHSHGNQATTVPGSSSGPLQNHQHTDGNNGRENVSDLTLGPGNSPITRMNPTSGALSPLTRPNGTANSTKNLVVTAEMCCYCFDVLYCHLYGFPQPRLPRFTNDPYPLFVTWKTGRDKRLRGCIGTFSAMNLHSGLREYTLTSALKDSRFPPLTREELPKLFCSVSLLTNFEDASDYLDWEVGIHGIRIEFINEKGVKRTATYLPEVAKEQEWSGRILLALGQKTKVGILTLISHIAVHCAITRASG